The Pongo abelii isolate AG06213 chromosome 20, NHGRI_mPonAbe1-v2.0_pri, whole genome shotgun sequence genome window below encodes:
- the PLIN4 gene encoding perilipin-4 isoform X2: protein MLPPTRPCRGLARSSCTPPAPMQTLGSFFGSLPGFSSARNLMANAHSSARARPAADPTGVPAAEAAQPQAQVAAHPEQTAPWTEKELQPSEKEMASGAKDLVCSKMSRAKDAASSGVASMVDTAKGVVQGGLDTTRSALTGTKEAVSSGVTGAMDMAKGAVQGGLETSKAVLTGTKDTVSTGLTGAVNVAKGTVQAGVDTAKTVLTGTKDTVTTGVMGAVNLAKGTVQTGVETSKAVLTGTKDAVSTGLTGAVNVARGTIQTGVDTSKTVLTGTKDTVCSGVTGAMNVAKGTIQTGMDTTKTVLTGTKDTVCSGVTGAMNLAKGAVQGGLDTTKSVVMGTKDTVSTGLTGAANVAKGAVQTGLNTTQNIATGTKDTVCSGITGAMNLARGTIQTGMDTTKTVLTGTKDTVCSGVTGAMNVAKGAVQGGLDTTKSVLTGTKDAVSTGVTGAVNVAKGTIQTGVDTSKTVLTGTKDTVCSGVTSAVNVAKGAVQGGLDTTKSVVIGTKDTVSTGLTGAANVAKGAVQTGVDTAKTVLTGTKDTVTTGLMGAVNVAKGTVQTGMDTTKTVLTGTKDTVCSGVTGAMNVAKGAVQTGLKTTQNIATGTKNTLGSGVTSAVNVAKGAAQTGVDTAKTVLTGTKDTVTTGLMGAVNVAKGTVQTGVDTTKIVLTGTKDTVCSGVTGAMNVAKGAVQGGLDTTKSVLTGTKDTVSTGLTGAVNLAKGTVQTGVDTTKTVLTGTKDTVCSGVTGAANVAKGAVQGGLDTTKSVLTGTKDTVSTGLTGAVKLAKGTVQTGMDTTKTVLTGTKDTVCSGVTGAVNVAKGAVKGGLDTTKSVVMGTKDTVSTGLTGAANVAKGAVQTGVDTAKTVLTGTKDTVTTGLLGAVNVAKGTIQTGVDTTKTVLTGTKDTVCSGVTGATNVAKGAVQGSLDTTKSVLTGTKDTVSTGLTGAVKMAKGTVQTGVDTTKTVLTGTKDTVCSGVTGAANVAKGAVQGGLDTTKSVLTGTKDTVSTGLTGAVKMAKGTVQTGMDTTKTVLTGTKDTVCSGVTGAVNVAKGTVQTGVDTAKTVLSGTKDAVTTGVMRSVNVAKGTVQTGVDTSKAVLMGTKDTVCSGVTGAMSMAKGAVQGGLDTTKTVLTGTQDAVSAGLMGSGNVATGAIHTGLSTFQNWLPSTQATSWGGLTSSRTTDNGGEQTALSPREAPFSGVSRPPDVFSVGPEPAWEAAATTKGLATDVATFTQGAAPRREDTGPLATTHGPEEAPRLALLRNELEGLGDIFHPMNAEEQAQLAASQPGPKVLSAEQGSYFVRLGDLGPSFRQRAFEHAVSHLQHGQFQARDTLAQLHDCFRLIEKAQQATEGQPCLDQGSGASVEDAAVQEERDAGVLSRVCGLLRQLHTAYSGLASSLQGLPAELQQPVGRARHSLCALYGIVASAGSVEELPADRLVQSREGVHQAWQGLEQLLEGLQHNPPLSWLVGPFTLPPGGQQL from the exons ATGCTTCCTCCGACCCGTCCCTGCCGAGGCTTGGCCCGCTCATCCTGCACACCCCCCGCCCCCATGCAGACCCTGGGCAGCTTCTTTGGGTCCCTGCCTGGCTTCAGCTCTGCCCGGAACCTGATGGCCAATGCGCATAGCTCGGCGAGAGCCCGGCCGGCCGCTGATCCCACAGGAGTGCCTGCTGCCGAGGCTGCTCAACCACAGGCTCAGG TGGCTGCCCACCCAGAGCAGACGGCCCCATGGACGGAGAAGGAGCTGCAACCTTCGGAAAAG GAGATGGCGTCTGGGGCCAAAGACCTGGTGTGTTCCAAGATGTCCAGGGCCAAGGATGCCGCGTCCTCCGGGGTGGCCAGCATGGTGGACACGGCTAAGGGAGTGGTCCAGGGAGGCCTGGACACCACTCGGTCTGCACTCACGGGCACCAAGGAGGCGGTGTCCAGTGGGGTCACAGGAGCCATGGACATGGCTAAGGGGGCCGTCCAAGGGGGTCTGGAAACCTCAAAGGCTGTCCTCACCGGCACCAAGGACACAGTGTCCACTGGGCTCACGGGGGCAGTGAATGTGGCCAAAGGGACCGTACAGGCCGGTGTGGACACCGCCAAGACTGTGCTGACCGGCACCAAAGACACAGTGACTACTGGGGTCATGGGGGCAGTGAACTTGGCCAAAGGGACTGTCCAGACTGGCGTGGAAACCTCCAAGGCTGTGCTGACCGGCACCAAAGATGCTGTGTCCACTGGGCTTACAGGGGCTGTGAATGTGGCCAGAGGAACCATTCAGACCGGTGTGGACACCAGTAAGACTGTCCTAACAGGTACCAAGGACACTGTCTGTAGTGGGGTGACCGGTGCCATGAACGTGGCCAAAGGAACCATCCAGACCGGCATGGATACCACCAAGACTGTCCTAACCGGTACCAAGGATACTGTCTGCAGTGGGGTGACCGGTGCCATGAACTTGGCCAAAGGGGCTGTCCAGGGGGGCCTGGATACCACAAAGTCTGTGGTCATGGGTACGAAAGACACGGTGTCCACTGGGCTCACAGGGGCAGCGAATGTGGCCAAGGGGGCCGTGCAAACTGGGCTGAACACAACCCAAAATATCGCAACAGGTACAAAGGATACCGTCTGTAGTGGGATAACTGGTGCCATGAACTTGGCCAGAGGAACCATCCAGACAGGCATGGACACCACCAAGACTGTTCTAACAGGTACCAAGGACACTGTCTGCAGTGGGGTGACCGGTGCCATGAATGTGGCCAAAGGGGCCGTCCAGGGGGGCCTGGACACTACAAAGTCTGTCCTGACTGGCACTAAAGACGCTGTGTCCACGGGAGTCACCGGGGCAGTGAACGTGGCCAAAGGGACCATCCAGACCGGCGTGGACACCAGTAAGACTGTCCTAACCGGCACCAAGGACACCGTCTGCAGTGGGGTGACCAGTGCTGTGAACGTGGCCAAAGGGGCCGTCCAGGGGGGCCTGGACACTACCAAGTCTGTGGTCATAGGTACAAAAGACACAGTGTCGACTGGGCTCACAGGGGCAGCGAATGTGGCCAAGGGGGCCGTCCAGACGGGTGTAGACACAGCCAAGACCGTGCTGACCGGCACTAAGGACACAGTGACTACTGGGCTCATGGGGGCAGTGAATGTTGCCAAAGGGACCGTCCAGACAGGCATGGACACCACCAAGACTGTGCTGACCGGTACCAAGGACACCGTCTGCAGTGGAGTCACCGGTGCCATGAACGTGGCCAAGGGGGCTGTGCAAACTGGGCTGAAAACGACCCAAAATATCGCGACAGGTACAAAGAACACCCTTGGCAGTGGGGTGACCAGTGCTGTGAACGTGGCCAAAGGGGCTGCCCAGACAGGTGTAGACACGGCCAAGACCGTGCTGACCGGCACCAAGGACACAGTCACTACTGGGCTCATGGGGGCAGTGAATGTTGCCAAAGGGACCGTCCAGACAGGCGTGGACACCACCAAGATTGTGCTGACCGGTACCAAGGACACCGTCTGCAGTGGGGTGACCGGTGCCATGAACGTGGCCAAAGGGGCCGTCCAGGGGGGCCTGGACACTACGAAGTCTGTCCTGACTGGCACTAAAGACACCGTGTCCACTGGGCTCACAGGGGCTGTGAACTTGGCCAAAGGGACTGTCCAGACCGGCGTGGATACTACCAAGACTGTGCTGACCGGTACCAAGGACACCGTCTGCAGTGGGGTGACCGGTGCTGCAAATGTGGCCAAAGGGGCCGTCCAGGGGGGCCTGGACACTACAAAGTCTGTCTTAACTGGCACTAAAGACACCGTGTCCACTGGGCTCACAGGGGCTGTGAAGTTGGCCAAAGGGACTGTCCAGACCGGCATGGACACTACCAAGACTGTCCTAACTGGCACCAAGGACACCGTCTGCAGTGGAGTGACTGGTGCCGTGAACGTGGCCAAAGGGGCCGTCAAGGGGGGCCTGGACACTACCAAGTCTGTGGTCATGGGTACGAAAGACACAGTGTCCACCGGGCTCACGGGGGCAGCGAATGTGGCCAAGGGGGCCGTCCAGACGGGTGTAGACACAGCCAAGACTGTGCTGACTGGCACTAAGGACACAGTGACTACTGGGCTCCTGGGGGCAGTGAATGTTGCCAAAGGGACCATCCAGACCGGCGTGGACACCACCAAGACTGTGCTGACCGGCACCAAGGACACCGTCTGCAGTGGGGTAACCGGTGCCACAAACGTGGCCAAGGGGGCCGTCCAGGGGAGCCTGGACACTACGAAGTCTGTCCTGACTGGCACTAAAGACACCGTGTCCACTGGGCTCACAGGGGCTGTGAAGATGGCCAAAGGGACTGTCCAGACTGGCGTGGACACCACCAAGACTGTCCTAACCGGTACCAAGGACACCGTCTGCAGTGGGGTGACCGGTGCTGCAAATGTGGCCAAAGGGGCCGTCCAGGGGGGCCTGGACACTACAAAGTCTGTCTTAACTGGCACTAAAGACACCGTGTCCACTGGGCTCACAGGGGCTGTGAAGATGGCCAAAGGGACTGTCCAGACCGGCATGGACACCACCAAGACTGTCCTAACCGGTACCAAGGACACCGTCTGCAGTGGAGTCACTGGTGCCGTGAACGTGGCCAAAGGGACCGTCCAGAcaggtgtggacacagccaagaCGGTGCTGAGTGGCACTAAGGATGCAGTGACTACTGGAGTCATGAGGTCAGTGAATGTGGCCAAAGGAACCGTGCAGACTGGAGTGGACACCTCCAAGGCTGTGCTTATGGGTACCAAGGACACTGTCTGCAGTGGGGTTACCGGTGCCATGAGCATGGCCAAAGGCGCTGTCCAGGGGGGCCTGGACACCACCAAGACAGTGCTGACCGGAACCCAAGACGCAGTGTCCGCTGGGCTCATGGGGTCGGGGAACGTGGCGACAGGGGCCATCCACACTGGCCTCAGCACCTTCCAGAATTGGTTACCTAGTACCCAGGCCACCTCCTGGGGTGGACTCACCAGTTCCAGGACCACAGACAATGGTGGGGAGCAGACTGCCCTGAGCCCCCGAGAGGCCCCGTTCTCTGGCGTCTCCAGGCCCCCAGATGTGTTCAGTGTAGGCCCAGAGCCTGCCTGGGAAGCCGCAGCCACTACCAAGGGCCTTGCAACTGACGTGGCGACGTTCACCCAAGGGGCCGCCCCACGCAGGGAGGACACGGGGCCCTTGGCCACCACACATGGCCCCGAAGAAGCCCCACGTTTGGCATTGCTGCGGAATGAGTTGGAGGGGCTGGGGGACATCTTCCACCCCATGAATGCAGAGGAGCAAG CTCAGCTGGCTGCCTCCCAGCCCGGGCCAAAGGTGCTGTCGGCGGAACAGGGGAGCTATTTTGTTCGTTTAGGTGACCTGGGTCCCAGCTTCCGCCAGCGGGCATTTGAACACGCGGTGAGCCACCTGCAGCATGGCCAGTTCCAAGCCAGGGACACTCTGGCCCAGCTCCACGACTGCTTCAGGCTG ATTGAAAAGGCACAGCAGGCTACTGAAGGGCAGCCGTGTCTGGACCAGGGCTCAGGTGCCAGTGTGGAGGACGCTGCTGTCCAGGAG GAGCGGGATGCCGGGGTTCTGTCCAGGGTCTGCGGCCTTCTCCGGCAGCTGCACACGGCCTACAGTGGCCTGGCCTCCAGCCTCCAGGGCCTGCCCGCCGAGCTCCAGCAGCCGGTGGGGCGGGCGCGGCACAGCCTCTGTGCGCTCTATGGCATCGTGGCCTCGGCCGGCTCTGTGGAGGAGCTGCCTGCAGATCGGCTGGTGCAGAGCCGCGAGGGTGTGCACCAGGCGTGGCAGGGGTTAGAGCAGCTGCTGGAGGGCCTACAGCACAACCCCCCGCTCAGCTGGCTGGTAGGGCCCTTCACCTTGCCCCCTGGCGGGCAGCAGCTGTAG
- the PLIN4 gene encoding perilipin-4 isoform X1, producing the protein MSAPDEGRQDPPKPKGKTLGSFFGSLPGFSSARNLMANAHSSARARPAADPTGVPAAEAAQPQAQVAAHPEQTAPWTEKELQPSEKEMASGAKDLVCSKMSRAKDAASSGVASMVDTAKGVVQGGLDTTRSALTGTKEAVSSGVTGAMDMAKGAVQGGLETSKAVLTGTKDTVSTGLTGAVNVAKGTVQAGVDTAKTVLTGTKDTVTTGVMGAVNLAKGTVQTGVETSKAVLTGTKDAVSTGLTGAVNVARGTIQTGVDTSKTVLTGTKDTVCSGVTGAMNVAKGTIQTGMDTTKTVLTGTKDTVCSGVTGAMNLAKGAVQGGLDTTKSVVMGTKDTVSTGLTGAANVAKGAVQTGLNTTQNIATGTKDTVCSGITGAMNLARGTIQTGMDTTKTVLTGTKDTVCSGVTGAMNVAKGAVQGGLDTTKSVLTGTKDAVSTGVTGAVNVAKGTIQTGVDTSKTVLTGTKDTVCSGVTSAVNVAKGAVQGGLDTTKSVVIGTKDTVSTGLTGAANVAKGAVQTGVDTAKTVLTGTKDTVTTGLMGAVNVAKGTVQTGMDTTKTVLTGTKDTVCSGVTGAMNVAKGAVQTGLKTTQNIATGTKNTLGSGVTSAVNVAKGAAQTGVDTAKTVLTGTKDTVTTGLMGAVNVAKGTVQTGVDTTKIVLTGTKDTVCSGVTGAMNVAKGAVQGGLDTTKSVLTGTKDTVSTGLTGAVNLAKGTVQTGVDTTKTVLTGTKDTVCSGVTGAANVAKGAVQGGLDTTKSVLTGTKDTVSTGLTGAVKLAKGTVQTGMDTTKTVLTGTKDTVCSGVTGAVNVAKGAVKGGLDTTKSVVMGTKDTVSTGLTGAANVAKGAVQTGVDTAKTVLTGTKDTVTTGLLGAVNVAKGTIQTGVDTTKTVLTGTKDTVCSGVTGATNVAKGAVQGSLDTTKSVLTGTKDTVSTGLTGAVKMAKGTVQTGVDTTKTVLTGTKDTVCSGVTGAANVAKGAVQGGLDTTKSVLTGTKDTVSTGLTGAVKMAKGTVQTGMDTTKTVLTGTKDTVCSGVTGAVNVAKGTVQTGVDTAKTVLSGTKDAVTTGVMRSVNVAKGTVQTGVDTSKAVLMGTKDTVCSGVTGAMSMAKGAVQGGLDTTKTVLTGTQDAVSAGLMGSGNVATGAIHTGLSTFQNWLPSTQATSWGGLTSSRTTDNGGEQTALSPREAPFSGVSRPPDVFSVGPEPAWEAAATTKGLATDVATFTQGAAPRREDTGPLATTHGPEEAPRLALLRNELEGLGDIFHPMNAEEQAQLAASQPGPKVLSAEQGSYFVRLGDLGPSFRQRAFEHAVSHLQHGQFQARDTLAQLHDCFRLIEKAQQATEGQPCLDQGSGASVEDAAVQEERDAGVLSRVCGLLRQLHTAYSGLASSLQGLPAELQQPVGRARHSLCALYGIVASAGSVEELPADRLVQSREGVHQAWQGLEQLLEGLQHNPPLSWLVGPFTLPPGGQQL; encoded by the exons ATGTCTGCTCCGGACGAAGGGAGACAGGATCCCCCCAAACCGAAGGGCAAG ACCCTGGGCAGCTTCTTTGGGTCCCTGCCTGGCTTCAGCTCTGCCCGGAACCTGATGGCCAATGCGCATAGCTCGGCGAGAGCCCGGCCGGCCGCTGATCCCACAGGAGTGCCTGCTGCCGAGGCTGCTCAACCACAGGCTCAGG TGGCTGCCCACCCAGAGCAGACGGCCCCATGGACGGAGAAGGAGCTGCAACCTTCGGAAAAG GAGATGGCGTCTGGGGCCAAAGACCTGGTGTGTTCCAAGATGTCCAGGGCCAAGGATGCCGCGTCCTCCGGGGTGGCCAGCATGGTGGACACGGCTAAGGGAGTGGTCCAGGGAGGCCTGGACACCACTCGGTCTGCACTCACGGGCACCAAGGAGGCGGTGTCCAGTGGGGTCACAGGAGCCATGGACATGGCTAAGGGGGCCGTCCAAGGGGGTCTGGAAACCTCAAAGGCTGTCCTCACCGGCACCAAGGACACAGTGTCCACTGGGCTCACGGGGGCAGTGAATGTGGCCAAAGGGACCGTACAGGCCGGTGTGGACACCGCCAAGACTGTGCTGACCGGCACCAAAGACACAGTGACTACTGGGGTCATGGGGGCAGTGAACTTGGCCAAAGGGACTGTCCAGACTGGCGTGGAAACCTCCAAGGCTGTGCTGACCGGCACCAAAGATGCTGTGTCCACTGGGCTTACAGGGGCTGTGAATGTGGCCAGAGGAACCATTCAGACCGGTGTGGACACCAGTAAGACTGTCCTAACAGGTACCAAGGACACTGTCTGTAGTGGGGTGACCGGTGCCATGAACGTGGCCAAAGGAACCATCCAGACCGGCATGGATACCACCAAGACTGTCCTAACCGGTACCAAGGATACTGTCTGCAGTGGGGTGACCGGTGCCATGAACTTGGCCAAAGGGGCTGTCCAGGGGGGCCTGGATACCACAAAGTCTGTGGTCATGGGTACGAAAGACACGGTGTCCACTGGGCTCACAGGGGCAGCGAATGTGGCCAAGGGGGCCGTGCAAACTGGGCTGAACACAACCCAAAATATCGCAACAGGTACAAAGGATACCGTCTGTAGTGGGATAACTGGTGCCATGAACTTGGCCAGAGGAACCATCCAGACAGGCATGGACACCACCAAGACTGTTCTAACAGGTACCAAGGACACTGTCTGCAGTGGGGTGACCGGTGCCATGAATGTGGCCAAAGGGGCCGTCCAGGGGGGCCTGGACACTACAAAGTCTGTCCTGACTGGCACTAAAGACGCTGTGTCCACGGGAGTCACCGGGGCAGTGAACGTGGCCAAAGGGACCATCCAGACCGGCGTGGACACCAGTAAGACTGTCCTAACCGGCACCAAGGACACCGTCTGCAGTGGGGTGACCAGTGCTGTGAACGTGGCCAAAGGGGCCGTCCAGGGGGGCCTGGACACTACCAAGTCTGTGGTCATAGGTACAAAAGACACAGTGTCGACTGGGCTCACAGGGGCAGCGAATGTGGCCAAGGGGGCCGTCCAGACGGGTGTAGACACAGCCAAGACCGTGCTGACCGGCACTAAGGACACAGTGACTACTGGGCTCATGGGGGCAGTGAATGTTGCCAAAGGGACCGTCCAGACAGGCATGGACACCACCAAGACTGTGCTGACCGGTACCAAGGACACCGTCTGCAGTGGAGTCACCGGTGCCATGAACGTGGCCAAGGGGGCTGTGCAAACTGGGCTGAAAACGACCCAAAATATCGCGACAGGTACAAAGAACACCCTTGGCAGTGGGGTGACCAGTGCTGTGAACGTGGCCAAAGGGGCTGCCCAGACAGGTGTAGACACGGCCAAGACCGTGCTGACCGGCACCAAGGACACAGTCACTACTGGGCTCATGGGGGCAGTGAATGTTGCCAAAGGGACCGTCCAGACAGGCGTGGACACCACCAAGATTGTGCTGACCGGTACCAAGGACACCGTCTGCAGTGGGGTGACCGGTGCCATGAACGTGGCCAAAGGGGCCGTCCAGGGGGGCCTGGACACTACGAAGTCTGTCCTGACTGGCACTAAAGACACCGTGTCCACTGGGCTCACAGGGGCTGTGAACTTGGCCAAAGGGACTGTCCAGACCGGCGTGGATACTACCAAGACTGTGCTGACCGGTACCAAGGACACCGTCTGCAGTGGGGTGACCGGTGCTGCAAATGTGGCCAAAGGGGCCGTCCAGGGGGGCCTGGACACTACAAAGTCTGTCTTAACTGGCACTAAAGACACCGTGTCCACTGGGCTCACAGGGGCTGTGAAGTTGGCCAAAGGGACTGTCCAGACCGGCATGGACACTACCAAGACTGTCCTAACTGGCACCAAGGACACCGTCTGCAGTGGAGTGACTGGTGCCGTGAACGTGGCCAAAGGGGCCGTCAAGGGGGGCCTGGACACTACCAAGTCTGTGGTCATGGGTACGAAAGACACAGTGTCCACCGGGCTCACGGGGGCAGCGAATGTGGCCAAGGGGGCCGTCCAGACGGGTGTAGACACAGCCAAGACTGTGCTGACTGGCACTAAGGACACAGTGACTACTGGGCTCCTGGGGGCAGTGAATGTTGCCAAAGGGACCATCCAGACCGGCGTGGACACCACCAAGACTGTGCTGACCGGCACCAAGGACACCGTCTGCAGTGGGGTAACCGGTGCCACAAACGTGGCCAAGGGGGCCGTCCAGGGGAGCCTGGACACTACGAAGTCTGTCCTGACTGGCACTAAAGACACCGTGTCCACTGGGCTCACAGGGGCTGTGAAGATGGCCAAAGGGACTGTCCAGACTGGCGTGGACACCACCAAGACTGTCCTAACCGGTACCAAGGACACCGTCTGCAGTGGGGTGACCGGTGCTGCAAATGTGGCCAAAGGGGCCGTCCAGGGGGGCCTGGACACTACAAAGTCTGTCTTAACTGGCACTAAAGACACCGTGTCCACTGGGCTCACAGGGGCTGTGAAGATGGCCAAAGGGACTGTCCAGACCGGCATGGACACCACCAAGACTGTCCTAACCGGTACCAAGGACACCGTCTGCAGTGGAGTCACTGGTGCCGTGAACGTGGCCAAAGGGACCGTCCAGAcaggtgtggacacagccaagaCGGTGCTGAGTGGCACTAAGGATGCAGTGACTACTGGAGTCATGAGGTCAGTGAATGTGGCCAAAGGAACCGTGCAGACTGGAGTGGACACCTCCAAGGCTGTGCTTATGGGTACCAAGGACACTGTCTGCAGTGGGGTTACCGGTGCCATGAGCATGGCCAAAGGCGCTGTCCAGGGGGGCCTGGACACCACCAAGACAGTGCTGACCGGAACCCAAGACGCAGTGTCCGCTGGGCTCATGGGGTCGGGGAACGTGGCGACAGGGGCCATCCACACTGGCCTCAGCACCTTCCAGAATTGGTTACCTAGTACCCAGGCCACCTCCTGGGGTGGACTCACCAGTTCCAGGACCACAGACAATGGTGGGGAGCAGACTGCCCTGAGCCCCCGAGAGGCCCCGTTCTCTGGCGTCTCCAGGCCCCCAGATGTGTTCAGTGTAGGCCCAGAGCCTGCCTGGGAAGCCGCAGCCACTACCAAGGGCCTTGCAACTGACGTGGCGACGTTCACCCAAGGGGCCGCCCCACGCAGGGAGGACACGGGGCCCTTGGCCACCACACATGGCCCCGAAGAAGCCCCACGTTTGGCATTGCTGCGGAATGAGTTGGAGGGGCTGGGGGACATCTTCCACCCCATGAATGCAGAGGAGCAAG CTCAGCTGGCTGCCTCCCAGCCCGGGCCAAAGGTGCTGTCGGCGGAACAGGGGAGCTATTTTGTTCGTTTAGGTGACCTGGGTCCCAGCTTCCGCCAGCGGGCATTTGAACACGCGGTGAGCCACCTGCAGCATGGCCAGTTCCAAGCCAGGGACACTCTGGCCCAGCTCCACGACTGCTTCAGGCTG ATTGAAAAGGCACAGCAGGCTACTGAAGGGCAGCCGTGTCTGGACCAGGGCTCAGGTGCCAGTGTGGAGGACGCTGCTGTCCAGGAG GAGCGGGATGCCGGGGTTCTGTCCAGGGTCTGCGGCCTTCTCCGGCAGCTGCACACGGCCTACAGTGGCCTGGCCTCCAGCCTCCAGGGCCTGCCCGCCGAGCTCCAGCAGCCGGTGGGGCGGGCGCGGCACAGCCTCTGTGCGCTCTATGGCATCGTGGCCTCGGCCGGCTCTGTGGAGGAGCTGCCTGCAGATCGGCTGGTGCAGAGCCGCGAGGGTGTGCACCAGGCGTGGCAGGGGTTAGAGCAGCTGCTGGAGGGCCTACAGCACAACCCCCCGCTCAGCTGGCTGGTAGGGCCCTTCACCTTGCCCCCTGGCGGGCAGCAGCTGTAG